The following proteins are encoded in a genomic region of Cataglyphis hispanica isolate Lineage 1 chromosome 1, ULB_Chis1_1.0, whole genome shotgun sequence:
- the LOC126852625 gene encoding teneurin-m isoform X2, translating to MYQPGCLLDSSAPRGPPDVPPRNPAMSRLNGRLPGSHAASDHERDPDLEPSCLVRTPSGNFYNIPKIPKNEYNNKNQSTGNSPIKVELQNNMDRVPLPYGHAPSMIPMRRQSIRCHFRKGIDWCSWKLIAIVVIMLSLCLTAALTYVAASNVVNWSYQGTKACTVLVGENTEAKPSSSEANKTSTSSTSTSSQSGGRTRQPSSSGGSISTSNSMLLDGVVNSRKRRDTFNEHALHQTVAPPSPRDPEEPSLIPTVLEASGSGQRSVPLHEKFPGKVVHDPEHADDPDPAKEVVDRSIEAVEVAEKSLVVNVSANTTNYSHDHITIAVDHLISSSSVSVGSGHSSASTSEFNRESPDDEVPSTTSSELLTEIFTVIDEDTVDVLEKSATPEEDVAMKAPIAKLVHDNFADFNRNIDNIGTSESSDIGENGDDIEATTSASDAEYAKLGADSSDYDRVVGGTTENDRNVSPVDYNSNTVDAADSTVEAVTEVHSIELTEDHGSNVSNSSEQLVSVEMNRNEVDASTISSSINIGDEMAFNVLLNTDEKTEESEKGIIKIKDNYSDKSKEKISSDKNNKSAAFTENISKTISMATKSIKSQTPDIVKETRELSRESSSSESEASFNVVNAAEQSEELQRDYPVPIYSYGQDEVEIVDLHHKKQSIAKTKSSENLDKNAKMSVYSRKKHGDKDDLRIIMREESDDELLRKFEEKFHEVAVEDNEPVENPSLIRTNYNLPPANILHETVHDSSDNASPRFPSNTDHLSNSPMTQRIQIVEVPVYRDTHSVPSSSSSSSSPHRVLINVTIAADNPSAASSRPLYVLSVSVPTEDGYSSGINIDQAQVPPAASMKKIPAKDAESINTVDTRLPPPPQPPASPPAPIWAGGECECSCPCMGSSSDEWDFSAIDDNLEQELESVNATLSDDEFLESIDERKQDAESAAKDSAETNATIPTTENYYPSSMVANNSESIDGTSTSSYEPEVSTDLTCSGSTALPPEPTILILEGARTFPARSFPPDGTTFAQVGLGQKLSKEIPPYGYWNMQFYQSEAAYVRFDYSIPRGASIGVYARRNALPTHTQYDLLEVLSGFKARTTRASHVSVIPSIKKEVTQYMEPGHWFLSLYNDDGDPHEVSFIAVIAEDMTHNCPNGCSGKGECLLGHCQCNPGFGGEDCSESVCPVLCSQRGEYINGECQCNPGWKGKECSLRHDECEVPDCNGHGHCTNGKCNCVRGYKGKYCEEVDCPHPTCSGHGFCAEGTCICKKGWKGADCSQMDKEALQCLPDCSGHGNFDLETQTCLCEPMWSGDDCSKELCDLDCGPHGHCVDNACDCLPGWSGELCNLKQCDPRCNEHGQCKNGTCLCVTGWNGKHCTMEGCPNSCSGHGQCRVSNDAQWECQCYDGWDGKDCSVLLEQNCNDGRDNDKDGLIDCADPECCSNHICRSSQLCVSAPKPIDILLRKQPPAITASFFERMKFLIDEGSLQNYARQETFNESRSAVIRGRVVTHLGTGLMGVRVSTSTPLEGFTLTRDDGWFDLLVNGGGAVTLQFGRSPFKPQSHIVFVPWNEVVIIDKIVMSTAEEKPPVHVPHACAAHDYDLMKPVVLATWKHGFQGACPDKSAILAESQVIQESLQIPGTGLNLVYHSSRAAGYLSTIQLQLTPEVIPATLNLIHLRITIEGILFEKTFEADPVIKFTYAWNRLNVYRQRVYGVTTAMVKVGYEYSDCKDIIWDVQTTKLSGHDMSISEVGGWNLDIHHRYNFHEGILQKGDGSNIYLKHKPRVILTTMGDGHQRPLDCYDCDGQASKQRLLAPVALATAADGSIFVGDFNLVRKILVDGTVRTVVRLNATRVSYRYHIALSPLDGVLYISDPESHQIIRVRDTNDYTDPDHNWETVVGSGERCLPGDEAHCGDGALARDAKLAYPKGVAVSADNVLYFADGTNIRMVDRDGIITTVIGNHMHKSHWKPIPCEGTLNVEEVHLRWPTELAINPLDNSLHMIDDHMVLQLAPDGRVKVVAGRPLHCASPSASFDTELATHATLVMPQSIAFGPSGDLYIAESDSQRINRVRVIGTDGKISPYAGAESKCNCLERGCDCFEADHYLASTSKFNTISAVAVSPDGVVHIGDQANYRIRSVTASIPDASGAREYEIYAPDTQEIYVFNRFGQHIATKNILTGETVYLFTYNVNTSNGKLSTVTDAAGNKVFLLRDYSSQVNSIENTKGQKCRLRMSRMKMLHELSTPDNYNVTFDYHGPTGLLKTKLDSTGRSYVYNYDEFGRLTSAVTPTGKVISLTFDLSLKGAIVKVGQNNRKPISMLIKGSSVVTKVGEAEQRTTVLADGSVGRVTPWAHTVSTDSMPYSILAEIEPLLGESYPVPAKQRTEIAGDLANRFEWRYFLRKIQGNKNRGNSKAIAQVGRKLRVNGEILLSLEYDRETNTVAVFMDDRVELLNVTYDRTARPVKWGPRNGIFAGVELEYDRFSRLTSWTWGDISETYGFDRAGRLYEIKYSDGTSMVYAFKDMFSSLPLKVTTPRGSDYLLQYDEAGALQSLTTPRGHIHTFSLQTSLGFYKYQYYSPMNRHPYEILYNDDGQILAKVYPHQSGKVAYVYDHAGKLETTLAGLSSIHYTYQETTSLVRSIDINEPNFEMRIEYKYHAGIVKDEKIKFGSKSGMDNAHYRYQYDGNARISGIEVDINGKQLPQLRLKYNQNLGVLEGVGDLRIYRNVFNRSVMQDSSKQFFTVTDYDEHGRVKTVLMNIRSFDVFRMELEYDNRNRIKMRKLTIGKESMEKKEWSRMEKITYNADGHVLEVADTENNWQYAYDENGNVIGVTEHNEKIVLGYDSGDRVVQYGDVEFNSYDGRGFVVIRGEHKYRYNSRGQLIHASEHKKFQIWYFYDDRGRLVSMNDDRENITQFFYANPKTPDLITHVHFPKLSKTFRFLYDSRDFLMTVETSEQRFYVATDQNGSPLALFDTNGNLIKEMQRTPFGKIIKDTNPDFYLPIDFHGGLFDPNTKLIYLNKRLYDPTVGQWMTPAWEQMANELTTPTDIFIYRFRNNDPVNFKQNVEYMTDLASWLKLYGYDISTMLGSEYTKQMVYQPSATVTSPQLTPDFGVMSGLQCIVNRVQEKFSDLGFVPKPLLKLEPKTRNLLPRVAHRRAVFGEGILVSRVGGRALVSVVDGVNSVVQDVVTSVFNNSYFLPLHFSVHDQDVFYFVKDNALKIRDDMEELHRLGGMFNVSTHETTEHGAGTWKELRLHNPDAAVVIKYGADPEQERHRILKHAHKRAVERAWEIEKQLVMAGFQGRGDWSKEEKDELISRGTVDGYEGVDIHSVHRYPQLADDPGNVAFTRDTKRKRRKSGNRRNRTHRHDS from the exons GGTGTTTGTTGGACAGTTCGGCACCGCGGGGCCCGCCTGATGTGCCACCCCGTAATCCCGCAATGAGCCGGCTCAACGGAAGACTGCCAGGAAGTCACGCAGCGAGTGATCACGAACGCGATCCTGATCTCGAGCCATCCTGCCTCGTACGCACCCCATCCGGTAACTTCTACAATATACCAA AGATACCGAAGAATGAATACAACAACAAGAATCAGTCTACGGGGAACAGTCCAATAAAGGTGGAGCTGCAGAACAACATGGACAG GGTACCTTTACCTTACGGGCACGCCCCGTCGATGATCCCGATGAGGAGACAAAGCATCCGCTGTCATTTCCGCAAGGGAATCGATTGGTGCAGCTGGAAACTAATTGCCATAGTAGTAATTATGCTCTCGCTCTGCTTGACCGCGGCATTAACCTACGTTGCAG CGTCCAATGTAGTGAACTGGTCGTACCAAGGCACGAAGGCGTGCACGGTCCTGGTGGGCGAGAACACGGAGGCGAAGCCGTCGTCGAGCGAAGCGAACAAGACATCCACGTCGTCCACTTCAACTTCATCGCAATCGGGCGGCAGGACGCGACAGCCATCATCGTCAGGAGGTAGTATTAGCACGTCGAATAGCATGTTGCTAGATGGTGTCGTAAACAGTCGCAAGCGTAGGGACACGTTTAACGAGCATGCCTTGCACCAAACTGTCGCACCGCCATCCCCTCGTGACCCCGAGGAGCCGTCCTTGATACCGACCGTCCTCGAGGCCTCGGGGTCCGGGCAGCGATCAGTCCCGTTGCATGAGAAGTTCCCCGGTAAGGTTGTGCATGATCCGGAGCATGCGGACGATCCAGATCCGGCGAAGGAAGTTGTCGACCGTTCGATCGAAGCTGTCGAGGTCGCCGAGAAGTCGCTTGTCGTGAATGTCTCCGCCAATACTACTAATTACTCGCACGATCATATCACTATCGCTGTCGATCATCTCATCTCTTCGTCCTCTGTCTCTGTCGGCTCTGGTCATTCTTCCGCGTCAACTTCCGAATTCAATCGCGAATCGCCCGATGACGAAGTGCCCAGCACGACGTCCTCGGAGCTTTTAACCGAAATTTTTACGGTCATCGACGAAGACACTGTTGATGTGCTCGAAAAATCGGCGACGCCTGAAGAAGACGTTGCCATGAAAGCCCCAATCGCGAAACTTGTCCACGATAATTTCGCAGATTTCAACCGCAATATCGATAACATTGGCACGTCCGAAAGTTCGGACATTGGCGAAAACGGAGACGATATCGAGGCTACGACGTCTGCATCCGACGCGGAGTACGCGAAACTTGGCGCGGATAGCAGCGATTACGACCGAGTAGTTGGCGGAACTACAGAAAATGACAGAAACGTTTCCCCCGTCGATTATAACAGTAATACTGTAGATGCTGCCGATAGCACTGTAGAAGCTGTAACAGAAGTGCACTCGATTGAACTAACGGAGGATCACGGATCGAACGTAAGTAATTCGAGCGAACAGTTAGTTTCTGTAGAAATGAATCGAAACGAAGTAGACGCTAGCACGATTTCATCTAGTATAAACATAGGTGATGAAATGGCATTTAATGTATTGTTAAATACCGACGAGAAAACTGAAGAATCTGAGAAAGGTATAATCaagattaaagataattactcCGAtaaatctaaagaaaaaattagctcagataaaaacaataaatcagCCGCCtttacggaaaatatttcaaagacaaTAAGTATGGCCACGAAATCGATAAAATCCCAGACGCCGGACATTGTGAAAGAAACACGGGAGCTTTCTCGGGAAAGTTCGTCGTCCGAGTCCGAAGCCTCATTCAATGTCGTTAATGCTGCTGAACAGTCCGAGGAACTTCAGAGAGACTATCCCGTACCGATCTACAGCTATGGACAAGACGAGGTAGAGATTGTCGATCTTCATCATAAGAAACAATCGATTGCAAAAACTAAATCATCTGAAAATCTTGATAAGAACGCAAAAATGAGTGTCTATTCTCGAAAGAAGCATGGAGATAAAGATGATCTACGAATCATCATGAGAGAAGAAAGCGACGACGAGCTGCTTCGGAAGTTTGAAGAGAAGTTCCATGAAGTGGCTGTCGAAGATAACGAACCCGTTGAAAATCCCTCGTTGATTAGAACTAATTACAATTTACCTCCAGCGAATATTTTGCATGAAACGGTGCATGATTCATCGGACAACGCGTCACCCAGGTTCCCCTCTAATACAGACCATCTGTCAAACTCACCGATGACCCAACGAATACAGATCGTAGAGGTGCCCGTGTATCGCGACACTCATTCCGTCCCATCATCGTcttcatcgtcatcatcaccGCATCGAGTGCTCATAAACGTAACGATCGCCGCCGACAATCCATCTGCCGCTTCTTCGAGGCCGCTATATGTCCTCTCGGTGTCGGTGCCGACAGAGGACGGCTATTCGTCCGGGATTAACATCGATCAAGCGCAGGTGCCGCCTGCAGCGAGCATGAAAAAAATCCCTGCTAAGGACGCCGAATCGATAAACACAGTCGATACGCGATTACCACCACCGCCGCAACCACCTGCCTCGCCCCCGGCGCCCATCTGGGCCGGTGGCGAATGCGAGTGCTCCTGTCCGTGCATGGGTTCGTCCTCTGACGAATGGGATTTTTCAGCGATTGATGACAATCTGGAGCAAGAGCTCGAGAGCGTTAATGCCACTCTGTCAGACGATGAATTTCTAGAATCGATAGATGAGAGGAAGCAAGATGCGGAATCAGCGGCGAAAGATTCAGCGGAGACCAATGCGACGATTCCCACCACCGAAAATTATTATCCCTCATCGATGGTCGCCAACAATAGCGAATCAATCGATGGGACTTCTACTTCGTCTTACGAGCCAGAAGTAAGCACCGACTTGACTTGTTCGGGGAGCACTGCGCTCCCCCCCGAGCCTACTATACTGATCCTTGAAG GTGCGCGAACTTTCCCGGCGCGGTCTTTCCCGCCTGACGGGACGACCTTCGCTCAGGTCGGTTTAGGACAGAAGCTCAGCAAGGAGATACCGCCGTACGGCTACTGGAACATGCAGTTTTATCAATCGGAGGCCGCCTACGTGCGTTTCGACTACAGCATTCCGCGTGGTGCCAGCATCGGCGTGTACGCGAGAAGAAACGCACTGCCCACGCACACGCAGTACGATCTTCTGGAGGTTCTCAGCGGCTTCAAGGCTCGGACCACCAGGGCGTCCCATGTTAGTGTTATT CCCTCGATTAAGAAGGAGGTAACTCAGTACATGGAGCCGGGACACTGGTTCTTGTCGCTTTACAACGATGACGGAGATCCCCATGAAGTCTCGTTTATTGCTGTGATCGCCGAGGATATGACACATAACTGCCCGAATGGTTGCAGCGGCAAGGGCGAGTGTCTCTTAGGGCATTGTCAGTGCAATCCTGGTTTCGGTGGCGAAGATTGCAGCGAGAGTGTTTGTCCTGTTCTCTGCAGCCAAAGAG GCGAATACATAAACGGCGAATGCCAATGCAATCCTGGCTGGAAGGGCAAGGAGTGCTCTCTGCGACACGACGAGTGCGAAGTACCCGATTGCAACGGCCACGGTCACTGCACCAATGGCAAATGTAACTGTGTACGCGGCTACAAGGGGAAGTATTGCGAGGAAGTTGACTGTCCGCATCCGACTTGCTCAGGCCACGGTTTCTGCGCCGAGGGCACGTGCATTTGTAAAAAGGGTTGGAAAGGAGCCGACTGCAGTCAAATGGACAAGGAGGCATTGCAATGCCTACCAGACTGTAGCGGTCACGGAAACTTCGATCTCGAGACGCAGACCTGTCTCTGCGAGCCCATGTGGTCCGGTGATGATTGCTCGAAAG AATTGTGCGATCTCGATTGCGGTCCTCACGGACATTGCGTAGACAACGCCTGCGATTGCTTACCAGGCTGGTCCGGCGAACTCTGCAATCTGAAGCAATGCGATCCTCGTTGCAACGAGCATGGACAATGTAAGAATGGCACATGTCTATGCGTCACCGGATGGAATGGAAAACACTGCACGATGGAGGGCTGTCCAAATTCTTGTTCCGGTCATGGACAGTGCAGGGTGTCAAACGACGCGCAATGGGAATGTCAGTGCTATGACGGCTGGGATGGCAAGGATTGCAGCGTACTTTTAGAACAGAATTGCAACGATGGACGAGACAACGATAAAG ATGGTCTCATTGATTGCGCCGATCCGGAATGTTGTTCCAATCACATATGCCGCAGCAGCCAGCTGTGCGTCTCAGCGCCCAAGCCAATCGATATATTGCTACGGAAACAGCCACCCGCCATTACCGCTTCCTTCTTCGAGAGAATGAAGTTCCTAATCGACGAGGGCAGTCTGCAGAACTACGCTCGTCAGGAGACCTTCAACGAGAG CCGATCGGCCGTCATACGCGGTCGCGTCGTTACTCATCTCGGCACGGGACTGATGGGAGTGCGGGTCAGTACCAGCACCCCGCTGGAAGGTTTCACACTCACAAGAGACGACGGCTGGTTCGATCTCCTGGTGAACGGCGGCGGTGCCGTAACTCTACAATTTGGCAGATCGCCCTTCAAACCGCAGAGTCATATCGTCTTCGTGCCTTGGAATGAG GTCGTCATAATCGACAAGATTGTTATGAGTACCGCCGAGGAGAAACCGCCCGTCCATGTTCCACATGCATGCGCCGCTCACGATTACGATCTTATGAAGCCGGTCGTCTTGGCGACCTGGAAGCACGGCTTCCAAGGAGCTTGTCCGGATAAGAGCGCCATTTTGGCGGAGTCTCAAGTTATACAAGAGAGCTTGCAAATACCCGGAACGGGGTTGAATCTAGTATATCACAGTTCGCGAGCGGCAGGTTATCTCTCCACCATACAACTGCAGCTAACTCCGGAAGTCATACCAGCGACTTTAAATTTGATACATTTGAGAATCACGATCGAGGGTATACTTTTCGAGAAGACCTTCGAGGCTGATCCAGTGATCAAGTTCACCTACGCATGGAACCGCTTGAACGTCTATCGCCAACGCGTTTATGGTGTTACAACTGCTATGGTAAAGGTTGGCTATGAATATAGCGATTGCAAGGACATTATCTGGGATGTGCAAACGACGAAATTGAGTGGTCATGACATGTCCATCTCAGAAGTCGGCGGCTGGAATTTGGATATTCATCATAGATACAACTTCCACGAGGGTATCTTGCAAAAAGGAGACggctcaaatatttatttgaagcaTAAGCCAAGAGTTATTCTCACCACGATGGGAGACGGTCATCAGAGGCCGTTGGATTGTTACGATTGCGACGGGCAAGCTTCCAAGCAGCGTCTCTTAGCGCCCGTTGCTCTTGCTACAGCAGCAGACGGCTCCATCTTTGTCGGTGATTTCAATCTAGTCAGGAAAATTCTCGTCGATGGAACAGTCAGAACTGTAGTCAGACTAAA cGCAACTAGGGTATCATATCGTTATCACATCGCTCTGAGCCCGCTGGACGGCGTTCTCTACATATCAGATCCAGAATCTCACCAGATCATTCGCGTACGCGACACCAACGATTATACGGATCCCGATCATAATTGGGAGACTGTAGTAGGTTCTGGGGAACGTTGTCTTCCCGGCGACGAAGCTCACTGCGGCGATGGTGCGCTCGCACGAGATGCTAAACTCGCTTATCCCAAGGGCGTTGCCGTCTCCGCCGATAATGTCTTGTACTTTGCCGATGGTACGAATATACGAATGGTCGACCGAGACGGTATCATCACTACGGTGATCGGCAATCATATGCACAAGTCGCACTGGAAACCTATACCTTGTGAAGGAACATTGAATGTCGAAGAGGTTCATTTACGCTGGCCGACTGAATTGGCGATCAATCCCCTAGACAATTCGTTGCACATGATCGATGATCACATGGTTCTTCAGCTGGCACCGGACGGTCGCGTCAAGGTCGTCGCTGGTCGCCCGCTCCATTGCGCCTCTCCATCAGCCTCGTTTGACACAGAACTCGCGACTCACGCTACTCTCGTGATGCCGCAGAGCATCGCATTTGGTCCATCAGGCGATCTTTACATCGCCGAGAGCGATTCTCAGAGAATAAATCGCGTTCGCGTAATCGGTACCGACGGCAAAATATCGCCATACGCCGGTGCTGAATCCAAGTGCAATTGCCTTGAGCGTGGTTGCGATTGCTTCGAGGCCGATCACTATCTAGCGTCCACATCCAAGTTTAATACTATATCTGCCGTGGCAGTTTCACCTGATGGCGTAGTGCACATCGGCGACCAAGCCAACTATCGTATTCGCTCGGTGACGGCGAGCATTCCTGACGCAAGCGGCGCGCGAGAATACGAAATCTACGCACCCGATACACAAGAAATCTATGTATTCAATCGGTTTGGTCAGCACATTGCCACGAAAAACATTCTGACAGGCGAGACAGTATATCTTTTCACATATAATGTCAATACCAGCAATGGCAAGCTCAGCACTGTGACAGACGCAGCTGGTAATAAAGTCTTTTTGTTGAGAGACTACAGCAGTCAAGTGAACTCAATCGAGAATACAAAGGGACAAAAATGTAGACTAAGAATGTCCAGGATGAAGATGCTACACGAGCTGAGCACACCCGACAATTACAACGTTACTTTCGATTATCACGGGCCCACCGGCCTGCTAAAGACGAAGCTTGATAGTACCGGCCGTAGCTACGTTTACAATTATGATGAATTTGGCAGGCTGACTAGTGCAGTGACACCAACCGGCAAGGTGATCAGCTTGACATTTGATCTTAGTCTGAAGGGTGCCATAGTCAAAGTTGGACAGAACAATAGGAAGCCCATTTCGATGCTGATCAAAGGATCATCCGTTGTCACGAAGGTTGGAGAAGCTGAGCAGAGGACAACGGTTCTCGCCGATGGCTCAGTTGGAAGAGTAACACCATGGGCTCACACCGTCAGTACTGATAGTATGCCATACTCGATCCTGGCTGAGATCGAGCCTCTGTTAGGCGAAAGCTATCCCGTGCCGGCTAAACAGAGGACAGAGATCGCTGGTGATCTGGCTAATCGCTTCGAATGGCGATACTTCCTCCGAAAGATTCAAGGAAATAAGAATCGCGGGAACTCGAAAGCGATTGCTCAAGTTGGCAGGAAGCTTCGAGTCAATGGCGAGATCCTGCTGTCTCTCGAATACGACAGAGAAACAAATACCGTAGCTGTGTTTATGGATGATCGGGTGGAACTGTTGAATGTCACATACGACAGAACCGCTAGACCTGTTAAATGGGGACCGAGGAACGGTATCTTTGCCGGCGTTGAACTGGAATACGATCGATTCAGCAGACTGACTAGCTGGACATGGGGTGACATTAGCGAAACATATGGCTTTGACAGAGCGGGTCGATTGTACGAGATCAAATACAGCGATGGTACATCGATGGTGTACGCCTTCAAAGACATGTTTAGCAGTTTGCCACTGAAAGTCACTACGCCGCGTGGAAGCGATTATCTTCTCCAATACGACGAGGCAGGAGCATTGCAGTCGCTGACTACACCGAGGGGACACATCCATACATTCTCTCTTCAAACGTCTCTCGGGTTCtacaaatatcaatattactcGCCGATGAATAGACATCCATATGAGATTCTATACAATGATGACGGTCAAATTCTTGCTAAAGTATATCCTCATCAAAGCGGAAAAGTCGCTTACGTCTATGATCACGCTGGAAAACTCGAAACCACGCTTGCCG gaTTGTCCTCAATACATTACACCTATCAAGAAACGACCAGTCTAGTGCGCAGCATCGACATCAATGAACCAAACTTCGAAATGCGTATCGAATACAAATATCACGCCGGCATCGTGAAGGACGAAAAGATCAAGTTCGGTAGCAAGAGCGGTATGGATAATGCTCATTATCGTTATCAATACGATGGAAACGCGCGCATATCCGGCATCGAGGTCGATATCAACGGCAAACAGCTGCCTCAGCTACGTCTCAAATACAACCAGAATCTTGGTGTACTGGAAGGCGTCGGTGATCTCAGGATATACAGAAATGTCTTCAACCGATCAGTTATGCAGGACAGCAGCAAACAGTTCTTCACAGTCACGGACTACGACGAACACGGTCGCGTCAAAACGGTGCTGATGAACATCCGATCATTCGACGTATTCCGTATGGAGCTTGAGTACGACAATCGCAATCGCATTAAGATGAGGAAGCTCACGATCGGAAAGGAGTCAATGGAGAAGAAGGAATGGTCCAGAATGGAGAAGATCACATATAATGCAGACGGTCATGTGCTCGAAGTAGCGGACACCGAGAATAATTGGCAATACGCGTACGATGAAAACGGTAACGTGATCGGTGTGACTGAGCATAATGAGAAGATCGTTTTGGGCTACGATAGTGGCGATCGAGTAGTCCAGTATGGTGACGTCGAGTTCAACTCATACGATGGACGTGGCTTCGTCGTGATTCGTGGCGAACACAAATACAG ataCAACTCGCGCGGTCAGCTTATTCATGCATCAGAGCATAAGAAATTCCAAATTTGGTACTTCTATGACGATCGCGGCCGATTGGTATCGATGAACGATGATCGAGAAAACATCACTCAGTTTTTCTACGCGAATCCGAAAACTCCGGATCTAATAACGCATGTGCATTTCCCGAAGTTGTCCAAGACATTCCGGTTCCTCTATGATTCGCGCGACTTTTTGATGACTGTGGAGACTTCCGAGCAACGGTTCTACGTCGCAACGGATCAAAACGGTTCACCTCTCGCTCTTTTCGATACCAATGGCAATCTCATCAAAGAGATGCAACGCACGCCATTTGGCAAGATCATCAAGGATACGAATCCAGACTTTTACTTGCCCATCGATTTCCATGGTGGTCTCTTCGATCCTAATACCAAGTTGATTTATTTGAACAAGAGGCTCTACGATCCGACCGTCGGTCAATGGATGACGCCTGCTTGGGAGCAAATGGCCAACGAACTCACCACACCGACCGACATATTCATCTATCGCTTCCGCAACAACGATCCCGTCAATTTTAAGCAAAATGTCGAGTATATGACGGATCTAGCGAGTTGGCTGAAACTTTACGGTTATGACATTTCAACAATGCTCGGTTCTGAATATACAAAGCAGATGGTGTATCAACCAAGCGCTACCGTCACATCGCCGCAATTGACTCCGGACTTTGGCGTGATGTCTGGTCTGCAATGCATCGTAAATCGCGTGCAGGAGAAGTTCTCCGACCTTGGTTTTGTGCCCAAGCCATTGTTGAAACTGGAGCCGAAGACGCGAAACTTGTTGCCGCGAGTAGCCCACCGTCGGGCGGTCTTCGGCGAGGGTATTTTGGTGTCGCGCGTCGGCGGTCGGGCTTTAGTAAGCGTAGTGGATGGAGTGAATAGTGTGGTGCAGGACGTGGTCACGTCCGTATTCAACAATTCGTATTTCCTGCCGCTACACTTTAGTGTGCACGACCAGGATGTCTTTTATTTCGTCAAGGATAACGCGCTAAAAATCCGCGACGACATGGAGGAACTTCATCGTCTCGGCGGCATGTTTAACGTGTCCACGCACGAGACGACGGAGCATGGTGCCGGCACGTGGAAAGAGTTGAGACTGCACAATCCTGACGCGGCAGTGGTGATCAAGTACGGAGCCGATCCGGAGCAGGAGCGGCATCGGATTTTGAAACACGCACACAAGCGTGCCGTCGAACGCGCATGGGAGATTGAGAAGCAATTAGTGATGGCAGGTTTCCAGGGTCGGGGAGACTGGTCTAAGGAGGAGAAGGACGAACTCATTAGTCGCGGCACTGTCGACGGCTACGAGGGCGTCGATATCCACAGCGTGCACAGGTACCCTCAGCTCGCTGATGACCCTGGTAACGTTGCGTTCACCCGCGACACCAAGAGGAAGAGACGGAAGAGCGGCAACAGGCGCAACAGGACTCATAGGCATGACTCGTGA